One window of Lepus europaeus isolate LE1 chromosome Y, mLepTim1.pri, whole genome shotgun sequence genomic DNA carries:
- the LOC133754119 gene encoding vomeronasal type-1 receptor 90-like: MSLLSIIQVITISPSTFYMSRFKHGLTNYISQVFFCFWSLNLSFNSNMIIYTVAHPNMTKLLHVSKYCSLSSINSIITEIFFMLALSQNIFVGIMLLFGAYMVIFLSNHQKRCEYLHSMSVTPRTSPAKRATHTVLLPVSFFVIMYCVDITMSSFSTVLWKYDPIVLDVQRLLGNVYAMASPLIFISSDKRIIGTLKNVIDMTILTS, translated from the coding sequence ATGTCCCTCttgagcatcatccaggtcatcACCATCAGCCCCAGCACCTTCTACATGTCAAGATTTAAACATGGACTCACAAATTATATTAGTcaggttttcttctgtttttggtcCCTCAACCTCTCTTTCAATAGTAACATGATCATCTACACTGTAGCTCATCCCAACATGACCAAACTACTCCATGTCAGTAAGTATTGCTCACTTTCCTCAATAAATTCTATCATCACGGAAATATTTTTCATGCTTGCATTGTCCCAGAACATCTTTGTAGGAATCATGTTGCTCTTCGGTGCATACATGGTGATTTTCTTATCTAATCATCAGAAGAGGTGTGAGTACCTTCACAGCATGAGTGTTACCCCAAGAACCTCCCCAGCAAAAAGGGCCACCCATACTGTCCTGCTGCCGGTGAGTTTCTTTGTGATCATGTACTGTGTGGATATCACAATGTCATCCTTCTCAACTGTATTGTGGAAATATGATCCAATTGTACTGGATGTCCAGAGACTTTTGGGAAATGTGTATGCCATGGCCAGTCCTTTGATATTTATTAGTTCTGATAAAAGAATAATTGGTACTCTGAAAAATGTGATTGATATGACAATTTTAACAAGTTGA